In bacterium, a genomic segment contains:
- a CDS encoding ParB/RepB/Spo0J family partition protein → MRKALGKGIGALLPDAELVENVRLVEIDKIYKNPYQPREDVEKNLDPLVESIKKHGVLEPILVKKDGERYQLLAGERRFLAAKKAGLDKVPVRVLEVDEPSTAEIALVENLLREDLNPLEEATGIETLISKFNYTHEKVAQILGIDRATVTNKLRLLKLSDHVKELLKNGLITEGHAKLLVSLDEAIQTKLADLTVEKGLSVRELERYIRKEKKPLHKKIEEKTVKITSVNTGLKVTLKISSSGSGQVIIKFRTRDEFLKIAHALGLKQEN, encoded by the coding sequence ATGAGGAAGGCCTTAGGTAAAGGAATTGGAGCATTACTGCCGGATGCTGAGCTTGTTGAAAATGTCAGGCTGGTGGAAATTGACAAAATTTACAAAAATCCTTACCAGCCAAGAGAAGATGTAGAAAAGAACTTGGATCCATTGGTTGAGTCAATTAAAAAGCACGGGGTTCTCGAACCGATCCTTGTTAAAAAGGATGGTGAAAGGTATCAGCTTCTGGCTGGTGAAAGAAGATTTTTGGCAGCAAAAAAGGCTGGTCTTGATAAGGTGCCTGTTCGAGTTCTTGAAGTTGATGAACCTTCAACTGCAGAAATTGCTCTGGTAGAAAATTTGCTCAGAGAGGATCTTAATCCTTTGGAAGAAGCTACTGGCATTGAAACATTGATCAGTAAGTTCAACTATACCCACGAAAAGGTGGCACAAATTCTCGGTATAGATCGGGCTACCGTTACAAACAAATTGAGATTGCTTAAACTTTCTGATCACGTCAAAGAGTTGCTTAAAAATGGTTTGATAACAGAAGGCCATGCAAAACTATTGGTTTCTCTTGATGAAGCGATACAAACTAAGCTTGCTGATTTAACAGTCGAAAAAGGTTTGAGCGTAAGAGAGCTGGAGAGATATATTCGGAAGGAAAAGAAACCTTTGCACAAGAAGATTGAGGAAAAAACTGTGAAAATTACTTCTGTAAATACCGGTTTAAAAGTAACTTTAAAAATAAGTTCTTCCGGATCTGGTCAGGTTATAATCAAATTTAGGACGAGAGACGAGTTTTTGAAGATTGCCCACGCCCTCGGGCTTAAGCAGGAGAACTGA
- a CDS encoding AAA family ATPase translates to MPEPKIIAISNQKGGVGKTTTCTNLGAALGQLGKRVLIVDMDPQANTSSGLRFGDAERTIYDVLINKISLNDAIKKTEEDNVWLVPSNKSLVGGEVEFRDLEGWHFLLRNVLRPVKDFDYILIDTPPSLGTLTIMSLVAAHSVVVPVQCEYYALEGLTQLIKTIVLVKNSYNPELKIEGLLLTMYDKRLNLSKQIEEEVRRHFGRKVFNTVIYRSIRLAEAPSFGLSICKYAPDSLGALNYIELAKELVYEEGLR, encoded by the coding sequence ATGCCTGAGCCAAAGATTATTGCCATATCAAATCAAAAGGGTGGTGTTGGAAAAACAACAACCTGTACGAACCTTGGAGCCGCTTTGGGACAGCTTGGAAAAAGGGTTTTGATTGTTGATATGGATCCTCAGGCAAACACCTCCAGTGGTCTAAGATTTGGTGATGCCGAAAGGACTATATATGATGTATTGATTAACAAAATCAGCTTAAACGATGCTATTAAGAAGACGGAAGAAGACAATGTTTGGCTTGTGCCCTCCAATAAGTCTCTTGTGGGTGGTGAGGTAGAGTTTCGTGACCTTGAAGGTTGGCATTTTCTCTTGCGTAATGTCTTACGACCTGTTAAAGATTTTGATTATATCCTGATAGATACTCCTCCTTCTCTTGGTACATTAACGATTATGTCCCTTGTGGCTGCACACTCTGTTGTGGTTCCTGTCCAATGTGAATATTATGCTCTGGAGGGTCTCACTCAATTAATTAAAACTATAGTGCTCGTAAAGAACTCGTACAATCCGGAGCTTAAAATAGAAGGTCTGCTGTTGACTATGTATGACAAAAGGCTTAACCTTTCAAAACAGATTGAGGAGGAAGTGAGAAGGCATTTTGGAAGGAAGGTATTCAACACGGTGATTTATAGGAGCATTAGGCTTGCTGAAGCGCCAAGCTTTGGCCTTTCTATTTGTAAATATGCCCCCGATTCCTTAGGGGCTTTAAATTATATTGAGCTTGCCAAGGAGTTAGTATATGAGGAAGGCCTTAGGTAA
- a CDS encoding class I SAM-dependent methyltransferase encodes MNDLDDLFRELTKVSIPLDEEKKKNFLRYYDLLIQFNRAVHMTSRQSPQLSIRKNMYDVAILHRFLPSFECLIDLGAGAGFAGIVTKILRPEVKIIFVERNLKKASFLSIVSKELVFNDVEIFSQDWNDIIADADVGISKASCGLDELILLMPQLLKPKGILVHYSSKPCQNADKFYQFFSPYSKRRNYLCVFFNKINERNDNVPRGTSF; translated from the coding sequence ATGAATGATTTAGATGATCTTTTCCGTGAATTGACCAAGGTTTCAATTCCTCTTGATGAGGAAAAAAAGAAAAACTTTTTAAGATATTACGATCTTTTAATTCAATTCAACAGGGCTGTACATATGACTTCAAGACAAAGTCCCCAATTGAGTATCAGAAAAAATATGTATGATGTGGCGATATTGCACAGGTTCTTACCATCCTTTGAGTGTTTAATAGATCTGGGCGCTGGAGCTGGTTTTGCAGGAATTGTAACAAAGATTCTAAGGCCTGAAGTAAAAATAATTTTTGTGGAACGTAATTTAAAAAAAGCTTCATTTTTGTCTATTGTTTCTAAGGAATTGGTTTTTAACGATGTGGAAATTTTTTCTCAAGATTGGAATGATATTATCGCTGATGCTGATGTTGGTATATCCAAGGCGTCCTGTGGTCTTGATGAATTAATACTTTTAATGCCTCAACTTTTAAAACCAAAAGGGATTCTGGTTCATTATTCGTCTAAACCCTGCCAGAATGCCGATAAGTTTTACCAATTTTTTTCACCATACTCTAAACGTCGTAATTATTTGTGTGTTTTTTTCAACAAAATCAATGAAAGAAATGATAATGTTCCACGTGGAACATCCTTTTGA
- a CDS encoding NFACT RNA binding domain-containing protein, producing the protein MTDLFPAKVLAAKILNNDRIFGIWLKNREREFAIIFELIGSLANLFVINEDGKVIYIGRRVKDKRSLRPGVIYTLPEKNQTKAPQWITEDLKLFEIRSGFVCKLPDGLVFEIKKPVSDAYCIEYFPYTYALDVYFNEIYGREFKSDFSPTQLDEIISYLESNFSPEDIVDDDFILFDGIKVPVKRGTKVSKLIGHLRARLISYTKSDEKKMFKSFELKGIKEFKSPSGKKVLVGRSAQSNHKITFNLAKRDDLVFHVSGYKGAHVLLVSDGTEVTEDDIRFCATLALKFSDAGSGKWEVRYAPAKFVFRSKNMPAGAFVFKKYKSVVVEK; encoded by the coding sequence TTGACAGATCTCTTTCCTGCTAAGGTTTTAGCAGCTAAGATTTTAAATAACGATCGCATTTTTGGGATATGGTTGAAAAATAGGGAGCGTGAATTTGCAATAATTTTTGAACTCATAGGCTCATTGGCTAATCTTTTTGTAATAAACGAGGATGGCAAAGTAATCTATATTGGAAGGAGAGTTAAGGATAAGAGATCTTTAAGACCGGGAGTGATATACACGTTACCCGAAAAGAATCAAACGAAGGCACCACAATGGATCACCGAGGATCTGAAGCTATTTGAAATCAGGAGTGGATTTGTTTGTAAATTACCTGATGGTTTAGTTTTTGAAATTAAAAAACCAGTTTCGGATGCCTATTGTATCGAATATTTTCCATACACCTATGCTTTAGATGTTTATTTCAATGAGATTTACGGTCGAGAATTTAAGTCTGATTTTTCACCTACCCAACTGGATGAGATCATTTCCTATCTGGAGTCAAACTTTTCACCTGAAGATATTGTAGATGATGATTTTATTTTGTTTGACGGTATAAAGGTACCGGTTAAGAGGGGTACAAAGGTGTCCAAACTCATAGGTCACCTGAGAGCACGCCTTATTTCCTATACAAAATCCGATGAGAAAAAGATGTTTAAATCTTTTGAATTGAAGGGAATTAAAGAATTTAAGTCGCCTTCAGGAAAAAAAGTGCTTGTAGGTCGTTCTGCCCAGTCCAATCATAAAATCACTTTCAATTTAGCTAAGAGAGATGACCTTGTTTTTCATGTTTCTGGTTACAAAGGTGCCCATGTTCTTTTAGTAAGTGATGGAACTGAGGTGACTGAGGATGATATCAGATTTTGTGCTACCCTTGCTTTAAAATTTTCAGATGCAGGAAGTGGAAAATGGGAAGTTAGGTATGCACCAGCAAAGTTTGTATTCCGTTCCAAAAATATGCCTGCAGGGGCTTTTGTTTTTAAAAAGTATAAAAGCGTGGTCGTTGAGAAATGA